From one Idiomarina sp. X4 genomic stretch:
- a CDS encoding succinylglutamate desuccinylase/aspartoacylase family protein: MQRFELAGQSIEPGSHQHITLPAVRLYNDAPLDLRIDVFHGTKPGPVLLVSAAIHGDELNGIEVCRRLINETDARNLSGTLIVVPIVNLFGFIQQSRYLPDRRDLNRCFPGSERGALGSRMAFLFSEELVKKSTHIIDLHTGAIHRSNLPQIRADVDNDKSLAMAKAFSTPVILHSKERDGSLRALATELGIPLILYEAGEALRFDEASISAGVIGVQNVMKYLKMLKGRRKGRRITAVISHRSTWVRAERDGLILPKVELGQTIQKGQILALSVNPHGGADDPIESPVRGIIIGCSNIPVANEGEALFNVAQFDKDVISEATESVDSFTEVYENKPL; encoded by the coding sequence ATGCAGCGGTTTGAGCTTGCCGGGCAGTCGATTGAACCTGGCTCACACCAACACATTACGCTGCCGGCGGTTCGGCTTTATAACGACGCGCCATTGGATTTACGTATCGATGTATTCCATGGCACCAAGCCGGGCCCGGTGCTGCTGGTTTCTGCCGCTATTCACGGTGACGAGCTCAACGGTATTGAAGTCTGTCGCCGTTTAATTAACGAAACTGACGCCCGCAACCTTTCAGGCACCTTGATTGTTGTGCCTATCGTGAACCTATTTGGCTTTATTCAGCAGTCTCGTTATTTACCTGATCGCCGTGACTTAAACCGCTGCTTCCCGGGTTCGGAGCGCGGCGCTTTAGGCAGCAGAATGGCTTTTCTGTTCAGTGAAGAGTTGGTGAAAAAGTCTACTCATATTATCGATTTGCATACCGGTGCCATTCATCGTAGCAATTTGCCGCAAATACGAGCAGACGTTGATAACGATAAATCTTTAGCCATGGCTAAGGCCTTTAGCACGCCCGTTATTTTGCACTCCAAGGAACGTGACGGTTCGCTAAGAGCTCTGGCTACGGAGTTGGGCATTCCGCTCATTCTCTACGAGGCCGGAGAAGCATTGCGCTTTGACGAAGCGTCAATAAGTGCCGGGGTTATTGGCGTCCAAAACGTCATGAAGTACCTGAAAATGCTGAAAGGCCGTCGTAAGGGTCGCCGAATTACCGCAGTAATATCGCACCGCTCAACATGGGTCCGTGCCGAACGTGACGGTTTAATATTACCCAAAGTTGAGTTAGGGCAAACCATTCAGAAAGGCCAAATATTGGCGCTGAGTGTTAATCCGCACGGTGGTGCCGACGATCCTATTGAATCGCCCGTTCGGGGGATTATTATCGGTTGTAGCAACATACCGGTTGCAAACGAGGGAGAGGCACTGTTCAATGTGGCGCAGTTTGACAAAGACGTCATATCCGAAGCCACAGAGAGTGTCGATTCATTCACCGAGGTCTACGAGAATAAGCCGTTATGA
- a CDS encoding Hpt domain-containing protein: protein MTTNLSSVSFEQGLHHCDDVQPLYCEVLRCYLEEFSPLLDESSLLADDDEAKIKLHTLKSLTATVGAYEFSEFIGQLFKKWPKLSETEKRQEVRQVNYFLFEVNQKVQHYCNENTSTD from the coding sequence ATGACAACCAATCTGTCAAGCGTTAGCTTTGAGCAAGGGCTTCACCATTGCGATGATGTTCAGCCGCTCTATTGCGAAGTCCTTCGCTGTTATTTAGAGGAATTTTCACCTTTATTAGACGAAAGCTCCCTACTTGCTGACGACGATGAAGCTAAAATTAAACTGCATACTCTTAAAAGTTTAACCGCCACTGTTGGTGCTTATGAGTTCAGCGAGTTTATTGGACAACTATTCAAAAAATGGCCCAAATTGTCTGAAACTGAAAAGAGACAAGAGGTTAGACAAGTTAACTACTTTCTTTTTGAAGTGAATCAAAAAG